One genomic region from Anabaena sp. PCC 7108 encodes:
- a CDS encoding amidase, with the protein MNETDLAFTPALELAQLIRRRELSPLELVKLYLERIERLNPQLGSYFTVTADLAIADAKAKTELLTTTSELPPFFGVPISIKDLTSVAGITCTYGNPALLNNIAKHDDGVVTKIKEVGFIILGKTATSELGSFPYSEATGFPPARNPWNLEYTPGGSSGGAASSVAAGLSAIAQGSDGGGSIRGPAACCGVVGIKPSRGRVTKAPVGDRLGGIAVNGPIARTVVDAAAMLDVISGYVTGDPYWLPDPEPSFLAATQQKTDHLKIAFSTSMLPFGEADANCKQGVLKTVQLLSQFGHQIEEQCPDFSGLVEPFQIVWQAGIAASGLPAEALQPVNRWLLARSNSVGEYLQALAQMQIVSRQIIAFFDTFDVLVLPVYLHSPIRVGEWANLSPEETFENIVNWVAPCPIANATGLPAIAIPVGFDSNGLPLSVQLMGKPAAESTLISLAAQLEAANPWIQHRPLL; encoded by the coding sequence ATGAATGAAACTGACTTAGCTTTTACCCCTGCACTGGAGTTAGCACAATTAATTCGTCGTCGGGAATTGTCGCCTCTAGAGTTAGTAAAATTATATTTAGAACGGATTGAACGCTTAAATCCTCAACTAGGAAGTTATTTTACAGTAACAGCAGATTTAGCTATTGCTGATGCCAAAGCCAAAACAGAATTACTCACAACTACCTCAGAATTACCGCCATTTTTTGGTGTACCAATTTCTATCAAAGACTTAACATCTGTGGCTGGTATTACCTGTACGTATGGTAATCCAGCACTGTTAAATAATATAGCTAAACATGATGATGGGGTAGTAACAAAGATTAAAGAAGTTGGGTTTATTATTCTTGGGAAAACTGCGACTTCTGAATTAGGTTCTTTTCCTTACAGTGAAGCCACCGGATTTCCCCCAGCGAGGAATCCCTGGAATTTAGAATATACTCCTGGTGGTTCCAGTGGTGGTGCAGCCTCATCAGTTGCAGCAGGATTAAGTGCGATCGCTCAAGGTTCTGATGGTGGTGGTTCAATTCGTGGACCTGCGGCTTGTTGTGGTGTCGTGGGTATCAAACCAAGCAGAGGAAGAGTCACTAAAGCCCCTGTAGGCGATCGCTTAGGGGGAATCGCTGTTAATGGTCCAATCGCCCGCACAGTCGTTGATGCAGCGGCTATGTTAGACGTTATCTCTGGCTATGTTACAGGTGATCCTTATTGGTTGCCAGATCCTGAACCCTCATTTCTGGCTGCAACTCAACAAAAAACCGATCACTTAAAAATAGCCTTTAGTACAAGTATGCTTCCCTTTGGAGAAGCTGACGCTAACTGTAAACAAGGGGTATTAAAAACCGTCCAGTTGCTGTCACAATTTGGACATCAAATAGAGGAACAATGCCCAGATTTTAGCGGTTTAGTTGAACCATTTCAAATTGTCTGGCAAGCTGGAATAGCAGCATCTGGGCTTCCCGCAGAAGCATTGCAGCCAGTAAATCGCTGGTTATTAGCCAGAAGCAATTCTGTTGGTGAATATCTACAAGCACTTGCCCAGATGCAGATAGTTTCACGACAAATTATCGCGTTTTTCGATACTTTTGATGTGCTGGTGTTGCCAGTTTATTTGCATTCACCGATTCGCGTAGGAGAATGGGCAAATTTGAGTCCAGAAGAGACATTTGAAAATATTGTCAACTGGGTTGCCCCTTGTCCTATAGCCAATGCTACTGGATTACCAGCTATAGCTATTCCTGTTGGTTTTGATAGCAATGGTTTACCCTTGAGTGTGCAGTTAATGGGTAAACCTGCCGCTGAGTCTACTTTAATTAGTCTAGCAGCGCAATTAGAAGCCGCTAATCCTTGGATTCAACATCGGCCATTACTTTAG
- the map gene encoding type I methionyl aminopeptidase: MNIFSNLLSKPAQPKPAPRQRRGIEIKSPREIEIMRQSAKIVATVLKEISELVKPGMTTADLDAHAEKRIREMGATPSFKGYHGFPASICSSINNEVVHGIPSPKKFIRLGDVLKVDTGAYYQGFHGDSCITIAVGDVTPEAARLIRVAEESLFKGIEQVKAGVHLAEIAGAIEDHVKANKFCVVEEFTGHGVGRNLHEEPAVFNYRTRDIPNVKLRAGMTLAIEPILNAGSRLTRILSDRWTAVTVDNSLSAQFEHTVLVTDTGYEILTDRSQL; encoded by the coding sequence ATGAACATTTTCAGTAATCTGCTTTCTAAACCAGCCCAACCTAAACCAGCACCAAGACAACGGCGAGGAATTGAAATTAAATCGCCCCGTGAAATTGAGATTATGCGGCAATCAGCTAAAATTGTAGCAACCGTTCTCAAAGAAATTTCTGAACTAGTCAAGCCAGGAATGACTACGGCTGATTTGGATGCTCATGCAGAAAAACGTATCCGGGAAATGGGTGCAACACCTAGCTTTAAGGGATATCATGGTTTTCCCGCTTCAATCTGCTCTAGCATTAATAATGAAGTAGTTCATGGTATTCCTAGTCCCAAAAAATTTATCCGCCTGGGAGATGTCTTAAAAGTAGATACTGGCGCATATTATCAAGGTTTTCACGGAGATTCATGTATTACAATTGCTGTAGGTGATGTGACTCCAGAAGCGGCTAGACTGATTCGCGTCGCGGAAGAATCCCTCTTCAAAGGTATTGAACAGGTAAAAGCTGGTGTACATCTAGCTGAGATTGCTGGTGCAATTGAAGACCATGTAAAAGCTAATAAATTTTGTGTGGTAGAAGAATTTACTGGACATGGTGTTGGTCGAAATTTACACGAAGAACCCGCTGTATTTAATTACAGAACTCGTGACATACCTAATGTGAAGTTGCGTGCGGGAATGACTTTAGCAATTGAGCCAATTTTAAATGCTGGTTCAAGATTAACGCGAATTTTATCTGACAGGTGGACAGCTGTAACCGTGGATAATTCTCTATCTGCACAGTTTGAGCATACGGTGTTGGTGACAGATACAGGTTATGAGATTTTAACGGATAGATCACAACTTTAG
- a CDS encoding serine protease, giving the protein MLNKYTFSGCLLGAAIVMVASPAFAKQALIPTEVAKIAKSTLVLIKPTVNAPGSGVIIGRYKEGGQFVYVVLTANHVVQYNDDEYQVTTPIAQDGRKQRQKIAISTTKDIQRLPGVDLAIVRFRSNRNFTVATLGDSNYTTEGAGIYVAGFSNKALAIKVRSFQFTSSQISSRLDQEDSIEDEKEEAVDNGYALTYTANTRAGMSGGPVFDVSGRLVGIHGRGDKDEASKQAGYFKTGFNLGIPIQTFLKLVPNAVQQFRITLDTSEPGLFNNLIATRGVNNNNRVPPTINITEEDVIEEEDAVSEAGSQKSDNNTISPPSQPSQPVTQPPVSNQNTNPTPTQNNNW; this is encoded by the coding sequence ATGTTAAATAAATATACTTTCTCCGGTTGCTTGCTCGGTGCAGCAATAGTTATGGTAGCCAGTCCAGCTTTTGCTAAACAAGCTTTAATCCCAACAGAAGTAGCAAAGATAGCTAAATCAACCTTAGTTTTAATTAAGCCGACTGTTAATGCTCCTGGTTCTGGGGTAATTATTGGACGCTACAAAGAAGGTGGACAGTTTGTTTATGTGGTTTTGACAGCGAATCACGTTGTCCAGTATAACGACGATGAATATCAAGTTACTACACCGATAGCTCAAGATGGGCGGAAACAACGCCAAAAAATTGCGATTTCGACAACAAAAGATATTCAGAGATTACCTGGCGTAGATTTAGCAATCGTCCGCTTTCGCAGCAATCGCAACTTTACCGTAGCGACTCTTGGGGATTCCAATTATACCACAGAAGGGGCGGGGATTTATGTTGCGGGATTTTCCAATAAAGCATTAGCAATTAAAGTCCGCTCTTTTCAATTTACCTCTTCCCAGATTTCCAGTCGCTTAGATCAAGAAGACTCAATTGAAGACGAGAAAGAGGAAGCAGTAGACAATGGATATGCACTCACTTATACAGCTAATACTAGAGCCGGTATGAGTGGGGGTCCCGTTTTTGATGTATCAGGAAGACTTGTAGGTATTCACGGACGAGGGGACAAAGATGAAGCTTCTAAACAAGCTGGCTACTTCAAAACTGGATTTAATTTAGGGATTCCCATTCAGACTTTTTTGAAATTAGTACCGAATGCGGTTCAGCAATTTAGAATCACATTGGATACATCAGAGCCAGGGTTATTTAACAATCTAATTGCTACCAGAGGTGTTAATAATAATAATAGAGTACCACCAACAATAAATATTACTGAGGAAGATGTGATTGAGGAAGAAGATGCTGTGTCCGAAGCTGGAAGTCAAAAGTCAGACAATAACACAATATCCCCACCCAGCCAACCTAGTCAACCAGTAACTCAGCCACCAGTATCCAATCAAAATACTAATCCTACTCCTACTCAGAATAATAACTGGTGA
- a CDS encoding CHAT domain-containing protein, whose product MDSLVGKIGLFLLTNAIASLREATPTLATGIAIIANLSAIAPATGQITPATGGGSVVNTHGNQIDISGGNLSRDNANLFHSFQKFGLDSNQTANFLSNPNIRNILGRVIGGDPSIINGLLQVIGGNSNLFLINPSGIVFGANARLNIPGDFTATTANSIWFGTNKFNAIGNNDYANLVGTPNAFGFSASQPGSIINFGNLKVGTGNNLNLIGGTVVSTGNLSAPGGNITVASVPGQNLLRISQTGHILSLEVQSPSDTSPTPLTLLDLLTGINGGNADSLTVNSNGQVELTGSGLTVNSGDVVAKNITAQSATLSAANNLTLFESQLQTTGDLNLLAKDTIRVRDGITNPFLAQAGGNLYIQGNQNIDILSLNHPQTPFVSGGNLSLVSDGVVSGDAHFYSGGQFAIKNLSGGAGTFQSLFDPIIRANGDVIFGDYTGAALKVEATGSIKGGNIKITSADTSGSIPSSDPDYTALTTTRALILRAGLAAITPENFPSSNGGTSFTTPTSSLGLPAGSIEVGNIDTRSGNSPSGSITLSGAGTINAGSLHSKDIFLSGKEINLLGGANSVSGTGNLVLQPSTSNQNINLGGTDDSGTATLDLTISDLTSFKNGFNFIKVGRNDGNGIVNIVSDVVKLFQDTITITSPGGNLTVNSNIKITATDNPSLLNADVATIILNKDIDVTTNNQPITLLPKVLFGNGANFSLNSGNADITFANTIDGSGDLTLRAGTGNINFGDAIGGTTPLSSLKILSAANTNILGNITTIGDIYFGSPLTLTGINQVFNSNAGSITATGNITTNYPITLLAKGNISTKDISTNPTPNPTPTSTSNPTPSSTPNPTPSSTPNPTPSSTPDNFILKSNTGTVTTENITTNGSGITIEAKDSIKAGVLNSSSNTDNGGAVKLDANNDIEVSAINTQSKNGIGGNVDITTNQFFRAIDTFLDSNNINASISTLGGADSGNVTIRHGGNGNTAFVVGNGTINGTAGAISSSSSNVISPIQSFLNSYNQGTIQIITQSNTNPSIDIIDPNKDFIPPEIPTELPIIDNNNPVVFDPFLIQEIEENFTNEFKQYLEITDDFPTKSLSDIQADLRKIQEATGVKPAVIYARFSPSADISTKDKDLLYLVLVTAEGKPIKKQVDDATRQKVLQIARNFYGEISVPQEATNNKYLASAQQLHQWLIKPLEEELQKQGVTNLVFSMDAGLRSIPLAALQDGKKFLVEKYSLGILPSLSLTDTNYVSIKNSQVLAMGASEFAKNQNQSPLKAVPVELSTIVQKLWTGKSFLNREFTLNNLKRQRQSYEIIHLATHVDFVSEKSRQSYLQLYDRKLNFNEVRQLGWNNPKVQLLVLSACKSAIGDDKNAELGFAGLAVNTGVKTSVASLWYISDAGTLGLITEFYGQLKTAPIKAEALRQAQIAMIKGQVRIEGNKLISGNNSIDLSPELASYLTQNIVGDLSHPFYWAAFTMIGNPW is encoded by the coding sequence ATGGATTCTCTTGTGGGAAAGATAGGTTTATTTCTACTTACCAATGCGATAGCTTCTCTACGAGAGGCTACGCCAACGCTCGCCACAGGCATCGCCATCATAGCTAATTTGAGTGCGATCGCACCAGCCACAGGCCAAATCACCCCAGCCACAGGTGGCGGTTCAGTCGTAAACACCCACGGAAATCAAATAGACATCAGTGGTGGAAACCTTTCCAGAGATAACGCCAATCTTTTTCACAGCTTTCAAAAATTCGGACTAGACTCCAACCAAACAGCCAACTTTCTCTCCAATCCCAACATTCGCAACATTTTAGGGCGTGTTATTGGTGGTGATCCTTCAATCATCAACGGACTACTACAAGTCATTGGTGGTAACTCCAACCTCTTTTTAATCAACCCATCTGGAATTGTATTTGGTGCTAATGCGAGATTAAACATACCAGGAGACTTCACCGCCACCACAGCTAATAGCATCTGGTTCGGTACAAATAAATTTAATGCAATTGGTAATAATGACTATGCAAATTTAGTAGGAACTCCTAACGCCTTTGGTTTTTCTGCTTCCCAACCAGGTAGTATCATTAATTTTGGCAATTTAAAAGTTGGGACTGGCAATAATTTAAACTTAATCGGTGGTACTGTTGTCAGCACTGGCAACTTATCAGCACCAGGTGGTAACATTACAGTTGCATCAGTTCCTGGTCAAAATCTCCTCCGCATCAGTCAAACCGGACATATACTCAGTCTAGAAGTTCAATCTCCATCAGACACATCTCCTACTCCCCTCACTCTATTAGACTTGTTAACAGGTATTAATGGCGGTAATGCCGACAGTCTAACAGTGAACAGCAACGGACAAGTAGAACTTACAGGTTCAGGACTGACTGTAAATTCCGGGGATGTAGTTGCTAAAAATATTACAGCCCAATCTGCTACCTTATCAGCCGCTAACAATTTAACTTTATTTGAAAGTCAACTCCAAACCACTGGAGATTTAAACCTCTTAGCTAAAGACACTATCAGGGTAAGAGATGGTATTACCAATCCCTTTTTAGCCCAAGCCGGGGGAAATCTTTATATCCAGGGAAATCAGAATATTGATATTCTGTCCTTGAATCATCCCCAAACACCATTTGTTAGCGGTGGGAATTTGAGTTTAGTAAGTGATGGTGTAGTTTCTGGAGATGCTCATTTTTACAGTGGTGGACAATTTGCTATTAAAAACCTTTCCGGTGGTGCAGGAACTTTTCAGAGTCTGTTTGACCCTATTATCAGGGCTAATGGAGATGTAATATTTGGAGACTATACAGGTGCGGCGCTGAAGGTAGAAGCGACAGGTAGTATTAAAGGTGGAAATATTAAAATTACTTCGGCTGATACAAGTGGGAGTATTCCTAGCTCAGATCCAGATTATACGGCATTAACCACTACTCGTGCATTGATTTTACGCGCGGGTTTAGCTGCAATTACTCCTGAAAATTTTCCTAGTTCTAATGGTGGAACATCCTTCACGACTCCCACCAGTTCCTTGGGTTTACCCGCTGGAAGTATAGAAGTAGGAAATATTGATACTCGTTCTGGAAATAGCCCTAGTGGTTCAATTACCCTATCTGGTGCTGGTACTATCAATGCTGGTTCTTTGCATTCAAAGGATATCTTTCTTTCTGGAAAAGAAATCAACCTGCTAGGAGGTGCTAATTCAGTTAGTGGCACAGGTAACTTAGTTTTGCAACCATCCACCTCTAATCAAAATATTAATTTGGGTGGTACTGATGATAGCGGGACAGCAACTCTAGACCTCACTATATCTGATTTAACGTCCTTCAAAAATGGCTTTAATTTTATCAAGGTTGGACGCAATGATGGTAATGGTATTGTTAATATAGTTAGTGATGTTGTCAAATTATTCCAAGATACAATCACAATTACTTCTCCTGGTGGAAATCTGACTGTTAACAGCAATATTAAAATCACAGCCACAGATAATCCTTCTTTACTGAATGCCGATGTCGCCACAATCATCCTCAATAAAGACATAGATGTCACCACCAATAATCAACCTATCACTTTGTTGCCCAAAGTCTTATTTGGAAATGGTGCTAATTTTTCTTTAAACTCTGGCAATGCTGATATTACTTTTGCTAACACAATTGATGGTAGTGGCGATTTAACTCTCCGTGCGGGTACAGGTAACATTAATTTTGGTGATGCTATTGGCGGTACAACTCCACTCAGTAGTCTCAAAATTCTCAGCGCCGCCAACACAAATATCTTAGGTAACATCACTACTATTGGCGATATCTACTTTGGTAGTCCCCTCACTCTCACGGGTATTAACCAAGTATTTAATTCCAATGCAGGTTCAATCACTGCAACAGGTAATATTACAACTAACTATCCTATCACTCTGCTGGCAAAAGGTAATATTTCTACAAAGGATATTTCTACCAATCCCACACCAAATCCTACACCCACTTCAACTTCTAATCCCACACCCAGTTCAACTCCTAATCCCACACCTAGTTCAACTCCTAATCCTACACCCAGTTCAACTCCTGATAATTTCATCCTCAAAAGTAATACGGGAACGGTAACGACTGAAAATATCACAACCAATGGTTCAGGAATCACTATTGAAGCTAAGGACAGTATTAAAGCTGGAGTGTTAAATTCCAGTTCTAACACTGACAATGGTGGTGCAGTCAAACTAGATGCTAATAATGATATTGAAGTTTCTGCTATCAATACCCAAAGTAAAAATGGTATTGGTGGGAATGTTGACATTACAACAAATCAATTTTTCCGCGCTATTGATACATTTCTTGATAGCAACAACATTAATGCCAGTATCTCAACTTTAGGTGGCGCAGATAGCGGTAATGTTACTATTCGTCACGGTGGTAATGGTAATACAGCCTTTGTTGTAGGTAATGGTACGATTAATGGTACTGCTGGAGCAATTTCTAGTAGTTCTAGTAATGTTATTTCACCTATTCAATCTTTCCTCAATAGTTACAATCAAGGAACTATTCAAATCATTACTCAATCAAATACAAATCCTTCAATTGATATTATTGATCCTAACAAAGACTTTATCCCACCAGAAATACCTACTGAATTACCCATTATTGATAATAACAATCCGGTTGTATTTGATCCTTTTCTAATACAAGAAATAGAGGAAAATTTTACCAATGAATTTAAACAATATCTAGAAATCACGGACGATTTTCCCACTAAAAGCTTATCTGATATACAAGCTGATCTCAGAAAAATTCAAGAAGCAACAGGTGTTAAACCCGCAGTCATCTATGCAAGATTCTCTCCTAGTGCCGATATCTCCACAAAAGATAAAGATCTACTATATTTAGTCCTTGTGACTGCTGAAGGTAAACCCATCAAGAAACAGGTTGATGACGCAACTAGACAGAAAGTTTTACAAATAGCTCGCAATTTTTATGGTGAAATTTCTGTTCCCCAAGAAGCTACTAATAATAAGTATTTAGCCTCTGCACAGCAACTACATCAATGGCTGATTAAACCTCTAGAAGAGGAATTGCAAAAGCAAGGGGTGACAAATCTCGTTTTTTCGATGGATGCAGGTTTACGTTCTATTCCCTTAGCTGCCCTCCAAGATGGTAAAAAGTTTTTGGTTGAAAAGTACAGCTTGGGGATATTACCCAGTCTTAGCCTTACTGATACTAATTACGTTAGTATCAAGAACTCCCAAGTCTTAGCAATGGGAGCTAGTGAATTTGCCAAAAACCAAAATCAGTCTCCCTTAAAGGCAGTTCCGGTTGAGCTTTCCACTATTGTCCAAAAACTATGGACAGGTAAATCTTTTCTTAACAGAGAATTTACTCTAAATAATCTGAAAAGACAACGCCAGTCTTATGAAATAATTCATTTGGCAACTCACGTAGACTTTGTTTCTGAGAAATCTCGTCAGTCATATCTCCAGTTATATGATCGTAAACTGAACTTTAATGAAGTCCGTCAATTAGGATGGAATAATCCAAAAGTACAATTACTAGTTTTAAGTGCTTGTAAATCAGCAATTGGAGATGATAAAAATGCGGAGTTAGGTTTTGCTGGATTAGCAGTAAACACTGGTGTGAAAACATCTGTTGCTAGTTTATGGTATATTTCAGATGCTGGAACTCTGGGATTAATAACTGAGTTTTACGGACAGTTAAAAACTGCTCCCATTAAAGCAGAAGCTCTACGACAAGCGCAGATAGCTATGATTAAAGGACAAGTCAGAATAGAAGGTAATAAATTAATCAGTGGGAATAATAGCATTGATCTCTCACCTGAATTGGCAAGTTATTTAACCCAAAATATTGTTGGTGATCTCTCTCATCCTTTTTACTGGGCAGCGTTTACTATGATTGGTAATCCTTGGTAA
- a CDS encoding COP23 domain-containing protein, whose amino-acid sequence MFRQALSILTGSFVVAASVGVVFNQPSSAQTPGPFSCNLNNYTTVVNGNVVVSWRSEAFSASGYTPRQRCLEVSGRFNSFRSTGQLNYITAGIVNGLPVVCAASPGGSCNGGNVLFTLSRRNRLNVAEVMQTLFDNRAGAAGAVVQESSERVYIDVNKMLSSLGSSEPTASANPEPSETTQPNQPTPGGSW is encoded by the coding sequence ATGTTTCGACAAGCTTTGTCCATTCTGACTGGCAGCTTCGTAGTTGCTGCTAGTGTAGGCGTAGTTTTTAACCAACCTAGTTCTGCTCAAACTCCTGGACCATTTAGTTGTAATTTAAATAACTACACAACTGTTGTTAATGGAAACGTGGTTGTCAGTTGGCGTTCAGAAGCTTTTTCTGCGTCTGGATACACTCCAAGACAGAGATGTCTGGAAGTATCAGGAAGATTTAACAGCTTTAGGAGTACAGGTCAGTTAAATTACATAACTGCCGGGATTGTCAATGGATTACCAGTAGTCTGTGCTGCATCTCCTGGCGGTTCCTGCAACGGGGGAAATGTTTTGTTCACTTTGAGTCGCCGTAACAGGCTGAATGTCGCTGAAGTAATGCAAACCCTGTTTGATAATCGTGCTGGTGCTGCTGGTGCAGTTGTGCAAGAGTCTTCTGAGCGAGTTTACATTGATGTCAATAAAATGCTATCTAGCCTCGGTAGCTCAGAACCCACAGCATCTGCGAACCCAGAACCTAGTGAAACAACCCAACCTAACCAGCCAACTCCAGGTGGTAGCTGGTGA
- a CDS encoding Uma2 family endonuclease: MTIQTLDKTTGISEQRFLLPGYYTWKEFEIIETLTADAAGLQITYLDGCIEFMTLGEQHENIKKIIAILIEAYLFEKGINFIPVGSATRRAKEKSASFEPDESYYIGEKAESCVGGSADLSKLSKTKANPDLAIEVNITSGSIDKLEKYKRFNITEVWFWENNQLSLYHLKNDNYEQINQSELLPDLNIDLLASCVLMSSIIDARTEFITGIKK, encoded by the coding sequence ATGACTATCCAAACCTTAGACAAAACCACCGGAATTTCAGAACAGCGATTTCTTCTACCTGGTTATTACACCTGGAAGGAATTTGAAATAATAGAAACCTTAACCGCAGATGCAGCAGGTTTGCAGATAACTTATCTTGATGGGTGCATCGAATTTATGACACTTGGTGAGCAACACGAAAATATCAAAAAAATTATCGCTATTTTGATAGAAGCATATCTCTTTGAAAAAGGGATAAACTTTATCCCAGTAGGTAGTGCTACTCGTCGTGCAAAAGAAAAAAGTGCTTCCTTTGAACCTGATGAATCTTATTATATCGGAGAAAAAGCGGAAAGTTGCGTGGGCGGCTCTGCCGACTTGAGCAAACTTTCCAAGACAAAAGCAAATCCAGATTTAGCAATTGAAGTTAATATTACCAGTGGTAGTATTGATAAACTTGAAAAATACAAAAGATTTAATATTACTGAAGTCTGGTTTTGGGAAAATAATCAATTGTCTCTATATCATCTCAAAAATGATAATTATGAGCAAATTAATCAAAGTGAATTATTGCCAGATTTAAATATAGATTTATTAGCGAGTTGTGTTTTAATGTCTTCCATTATTGATGCGAGAACAGAATTTATTACAGGTATTAAAAAGTAG
- a CDS encoding Hsp20/alpha crystallin family protein, with protein MTLVRYTPWKEINTLERSLNRLFDDLVPATLKDLNTVTRVPAAELTETDDAVILKLELPGMEAKYLDIQVTEDAVSISGERKSTTESEPNGKTRSEFYYGKFQRVIPLHAQIQNTKVTAEYKDGILNLNLPKIVEEKSKVVKINLEQN; from the coding sequence ATGACACTGGTTCGTTACACCCCATGGAAAGAAATTAACACTCTAGAACGCAGCTTAAATCGCTTATTTGATGATTTAGTGCCAGCTACTTTGAAAGATTTAAATACTGTTACCAGAGTTCCTGCTGCTGAACTAACTGAAACTGATGATGCAGTTATTCTGAAACTAGAACTTCCTGGTATGGAAGCAAAATATTTGGATATTCAAGTCACAGAGGATGCGGTTTCTATCAGTGGAGAACGGAAGTCCACAACCGAATCAGAGCCTAACGGGAAAACCAGAAGTGAATTTTATTATGGTAAATTCCAGCGTGTAATTCCTCTACATGCACAGATTCAAAATACTAAAGTTACCGCTGAATATAAAGATGGTATTTTGAATCTGAATTTGCCCAAGATTGTTGAAGAAAAAAGCAAAGTTGTCAAAATAAATTTGGAGCAAAACTAA
- the scpB gene encoding SMC-Scp complex subunit ScpB, which produces MPKNISIAIKIEAILYLKGKPLSLSEIAEYAGCDRATAEEGIIELMDDYARRDSALEVVETLNAYSLQVRSDFYDLVQTLIPVELGVGALRTLAAIALNSPMLQSDLINLRGSGAYQHVPELVELGFVRKRRDGDSRSYSLQITPKFHQYFQIDQLPQIFPTTENEQQLELEF; this is translated from the coding sequence ATGCCTAAAAATATATCCATAGCCATCAAAATAGAAGCAATTCTTTATTTAAAGGGTAAACCCTTGTCCTTGAGTGAAATCGCCGAGTATGCTGGGTGCGATCGCGCCACAGCCGAAGAAGGTATAATTGAACTCATGGACGATTATGCCCGTAGAGATAGTGCTTTGGAAGTTGTAGAAACCCTAAATGCTTACAGTTTGCAAGTCCGGTCAGATTTTTATGATTTAGTACAGACTTTGATTCCTGTAGAATTAGGTGTAGGAGCTTTACGGACTTTAGCAGCGATCGCTCTTAATAGTCCCATGCTCCAAAGTGATTTAATTAACCTACGCGGTTCAGGTGCATATCAACACGTTCCCGAACTTGTAGAATTGGGTTTTGTTCGCAAACGTCGAGACGGCGATTCTCGTTCATACTCATTACAAATCACACCGAAATTTCACCAGTACTTTCAAATTGATCAACTCCCCCAAATATTCCCTACAACAGAGAACGAACAACAGCTAGAACTAGAGTTTTGA
- a CDS encoding serine protease codes for MKYLRVSLFALIAFLYCILSAEVVYSKDKQIPIIVSQTNQSDSDLSVNALREITRAISVKIIAGQGWGTGVIISKKGQVYTVVTNAHVLRLGTNYQIQTLDGKIYNGQAIKAINFQDDDLGLVTFKSNQNYAIASIANTPLAVGDQTFAAGFPNQTKTWSFTVGKVDYILPKSFQGGYQVGYSNDILKGMSGGPVINQRGKLVAINGRHKYPLWGNPFIFQDGSTPVSEIRAKFEESSWAVSMQIFLQHAPQFASGSIYPYTVPSSSSAVIDLEQSPNLTPSLITKEKPVRSVW; via the coding sequence ATGAAATATTTAAGAGTTAGTTTATTTGCTTTGATTGCCTTTTTGTATTGCATTCTTTCAGCCGAAGTTGTCTATTCAAAAGACAAACAAATACCGATAATTGTTTCCCAAACCAACCAATCTGATAGCGATTTATCAGTAAATGCTCTGCGCGAGATTACCCGCGCAATTAGCGTGAAGATTATAGCCGGACAAGGCTGGGGAACGGGTGTGATTATAAGCAAAAAAGGTCAAGTTTATACTGTAGTCACTAACGCTCATGTTTTGAGATTAGGGACTAACTATCAAATCCAAACACTTGATGGTAAAATTTATAACGGTCAAGCAATTAAAGCAATTAATTTTCAAGACGATGATTTAGGACTAGTCACTTTTAAGAGTAATCAAAATTATGCGATCGCTTCAATTGCTAACACACCTTTAGCTGTTGGTGATCAAACTTTTGCTGCTGGATTTCCCAATCAAACCAAAACTTGGTCATTCACAGTCGGAAAAGTCGATTACATCTTACCTAAATCTTTCCAAGGTGGCTACCAAGTTGGTTATAGTAATGACATTCTCAAAGGCATGAGTGGCGGACCAGTAATTAATCAGCGTGGTAAACTGGTAGCAATTAATGGTAGACACAAATATCCTCTTTGGGGAAATCCCTTTATTTTTCAAGACGGTTCCACTCCAGTTTCCGAAATTCGAGCCAAGTTTGAGGAATCTAGTTGGGCTGTTTCTATGCAAATATTTTTGCAACACGCCCCTCAATTTGCTAGTGGCAGTATATATCCATATACAGTTCCTTCCTCATCTTCTGCTGTAATTGACCTAGAACAGTCACCAAATCTAACACCAAGTTTAATCACCAAAGAGAAACCTGTTCGTTCAGTTTGGTAA